A genome region from Thermococcus onnurineus NA1 includes the following:
- a CDS encoding 7-cyano-7-deazaguanine synthase, whose product MLKCSLCIHDERTAKIDILDGKPICRECQVHLRHPFNREAIRQELDDLMKKVDKAILAFSGGKDSTVALYLAKEVYKVPELEAVMIDHGLMAEEAIENAKRIAEHLNVPFRILRYDYSDIFREALLKAESPCRRCSKRTMERLRKYALKKGYHYIITGHELPFGHHPYRLMSGGVMQIRLLSLMPESERLEILKNLPFKLPELTGYTTNCLVLGPALERYWEKHGHSFEHRRIAALVRYGLLDKEKAEREVAKPKVPEKQRKLVYSKLGLDMPILE is encoded by the coding sequence ATGCTCAAGTGCTCACTCTGCATCCACGACGAGAGAACGGCAAAGATAGATATCCTCGACGGAAAGCCGATATGTAGGGAGTGTCAGGTCCACCTGAGGCACCCCTTCAACAGAGAGGCCATAAGGCAAGAGCTCGATGATTTAATGAAAAAGGTCGATAAAGCCATTCTCGCCTTTTCAGGCGGTAAAGACAGCACAGTGGCTCTCTATCTTGCCAAAGAAGTCTACAAGGTTCCAGAACTTGAGGCTGTCATGATAGATCACGGACTCATGGCGGAAGAGGCAATAGAAAACGCTAAAAGGATAGCCGAGCACCTCAACGTCCCTTTCAGAATTCTGCGCTACGACTATTCCGACATCTTCAGGGAAGCTCTGTTAAAGGCGGAGTCACCCTGCAGGCGCTGCTCCAAGAGGACTATGGAGAGGCTCAGAAAATATGCCCTCAAAAAGGGCTACCACTACATAATCACTGGGCACGAGCTTCCCTTCGGACATCATCCCTACAGGCTCATGAGCGGCGGTGTGATGCAGATAAGACTGCTAAGCCTGATGCCAGAGAGCGAGAGGCTTGAGATACTCAAAAATCTCCCATTCAAGCTCCCCGAACTTACAGGATACACCACCAACTGCCTCGTCTTAGGACCAGCTCTGGAGCGCTACTGGGAGAAGCACGGCCACAGCTTCGAGCACAGAAGGATAGCTGCCCTTGTCCGCTATGGCCTGCTGGATAAGGAGAAAGCCGAGAGGGAAGTGGCGAAGCCCAAAGTGCCTGAGAAGCAGAGGAAGCTCGTGTACTCCAAGCTTGGACTTGATATGCCAATACTAGAGTAA
- a CDS encoding dihydroorotase, with amino-acid sequence MYDLVLKGKLLKDGKLIEGNIGILDGRISRISRSDLRGEEVLQIDRGRIVLPGLIDVHVHLRDFRQKSKETIRTGTMAALHGGITTVFDMPNTDPPITNSETFEFRQATLRGKSYADYFLSFLIAGNCEEAKKVQAGFYKIFMGASTGGIYSEDFESDYACAPGIVSVHAEDARIIREKPERPPEAEVRAIKEALEAAERLKKPLNICHVSTADGMKLITKKNLPWVSFEVTPHHLFLTRKDYERNPLFKVYPPLRRESDRAFMWKNFSKIPLIASDHAPHTQEDKENGAAGIPGLETEVALLLDATNRGMISLKDIVEKMHTNPIRIFGIRNKGLEIGKDADFTIIDMKEEWVVKPEEFYTKARWSPWEGKKLRGKVVMTVLRGSVVMEEDEIIGKPRGVKINAGKG; translated from the coding sequence ATGTATGACCTAGTTCTAAAAGGAAAGCTTCTGAAAGATGGAAAACTGATAGAAGGAAACATAGGGATTCTCGATGGTAGAATCTCCCGAATTTCCCGCAGTGACTTGAGGGGAGAAGAGGTGTTACAGATTGACCGGGGGAGGATTGTCCTTCCCGGATTGATAGATGTTCACGTCCACCTCAGGGACTTCAGGCAGAAATCAAAGGAGACCATCAGAACAGGAACAATGGCAGCCCTACACGGCGGGATAACCACAGTTTTTGACATGCCCAACACGGACCCACCGATAACTAACTCGGAGACCTTTGAGTTCCGCCAGGCTACGCTCAGGGGAAAATCCTACGCGGACTATTTCCTAAGTTTCCTCATCGCCGGGAATTGCGAAGAGGCAAAAAAAGTACAGGCAGGCTTCTACAAAATATTCATGGGCGCCTCTACAGGGGGCATATATTCTGAGGACTTTGAGAGTGACTACGCCTGTGCGCCCGGTATAGTCAGCGTTCATGCCGAAGACGCAAGAATAATTCGGGAAAAACCAGAGAGACCACCGGAGGCTGAAGTCAGGGCAATAAAAGAAGCTCTCGAAGCAGCGGAAAGGCTGAAGAAGCCTCTCAATATCTGCCACGTCTCGACAGCCGATGGCATGAAGCTAATCACGAAGAAAAACCTTCCGTGGGTAAGTTTTGAGGTGACACCTCATCACCTCTTTCTCACGAGAAAGGACTACGAGAGGAACCCGCTTTTCAAAGTTTACCCTCCTCTGAGAAGGGAAAGTGACAGAGCGTTCATGTGGAAGAACTTCAGCAAGATCCCACTCATAGCAAGCGACCATGCACCCCACACCCAGGAGGATAAAGAAAACGGGGCAGCTGGAATTCCAGGACTTGAAACCGAAGTTGCCTTACTTCTCGATGCTACGAACAGAGGGATGATCAGTCTTAAGGACATCGTCGAGAAGATGCACACTAATCCTATTAGAATATTTGGAATAAGAAACAAAGGCCTGGAGATTGGGAAGGACGCGGATTTCACTATCATTGATATGAAAGAGGAATGGGTCGTAAAGCCAGAGGAGTTCTACACCAAAGCAAGATGGAGTCCATGGGAGGGTAAAAAGCTTAGAGGAAAGGTCGTGATGACCGTTCTCCGTGGTAGCGTTGTTATGGAGGAAGATGAAATCATAGGAAAGCCGCGGGGGGTTAAGATCAATGCTGGAAAGGGTTAA
- a CDS encoding methyl-accepting chemotaxis protein, with product MNIRSIEKASSALAQSVRIKTSSRESSKIIDELADQISGQFLENNMVIIENIEKLSQVMKELERFQTEFLPFFQRFEVFAKEFNTLVENLEYISRISDSIASVAKQTNLVALNASIEAARAGEAGRGFAVVADEIRKMAVQTMNLAKEIKDFNARVMGQLDTLRDALAVMDRIKEGTEILGRDIETIVEISSVLDEISREQEEIVNDIKRLNGIALALRKFSDMQDKYSKELASLLRMMVSEYAKEQMERSNGGLSG from the coding sequence ATGAACATCAGGAGCATCGAGAAGGCATCGAGTGCACTGGCCCAGTCGGTCAGGATAAAGACTTCCAGCAGGGAGTCCAGCAAGATTATCGACGAGCTTGCGGATCAGATCAGCGGGCAGTTTCTTGAGAATAACATGGTAATTATCGAGAATATTGAAAAGCTCTCTCAGGTGATGAAAGAGCTTGAGCGCTTTCAGACGGAGTTTTTACCATTTTTCCAGCGCTTTGAGGTGTTTGCCAAAGAGTTCAACACCCTCGTTGAAAATCTTGAGTACATATCTCGCATAAGCGACTCCATAGCAAGTGTTGCAAAGCAGACCAACTTGGTGGCCCTAAATGCTTCGATTGAAGCCGCGAGGGCAGGGGAAGCTGGCAGGGGCTTCGCAGTTGTGGCGGATGAGATTCGGAAGATGGCCGTTCAGACTATGAACCTTGCTAAGGAGATAAAGGACTTCAACGCCCGCGTCATGGGTCAGCTCGACACGCTTCGCGATGCCCTCGCTGTGATGGATCGGATCAAGGAGGGCACTGAGATACTCGGCAGGGACATTGAAACCATAGTGGAGATAAGTTCCGTCCTTGATGAGATTTCCCGCGAGCAGGAGGAGATTGTAAACGACATCAAGCGCCTTAACGGTATCGCCCTTGCGCTGAGGAAATTCTCGGACATGCAGGACAAGTACAGCAAGGAGCTCGCTTCCCTGCTCAGGATGATGGTTAGTGAGTACGCAAAGGAGCAGATGGAGCGCTCCAATGGGGGTCTAAGCGGGTGA
- a CDS encoding ABC transporter permease, with protein sequence MGYLKYLAFRIVNAIIVLLIVTFIISALFVKVAEESNKAAMFEELMNWDKTEGKIIKQTAGIEEYEKVKATKIEELRRKYELDVPYWEKVINKAIRTLELDFGTTKMPIFGTNNVSKIIRVALPRSVVLFTTATIITIILGLFLGVRAARHAGSVFDRALSVFALLTYSLPMWWTGMMFILIFAYKFGLFPMSSMFEPNDTLIDRIHKLALPVLTYVFVAFGGWAWTTRNIMIGTLQEDFIMAARAKGVPEHKIIYGHALRAAAPPIVTMVIFALLGSLGGAIISELVFNYPGMGRLYWVALQQNETNLLIGLTYFFTVLYLSGVVLADMVYGFLDPRVKVGASAKM encoded by the coding sequence ATGGGGTATCTCAAGTACCTTGCGTTTAGAATTGTGAACGCAATTATTGTTCTCTTGATAGTGACATTTATTATATCGGCGCTCTTCGTTAAGGTTGCCGAGGAAAGCAACAAGGCCGCGATGTTTGAGGAGCTTATGAACTGGGATAAAACCGAAGGTAAAATCATTAAGCAAACTGCAGGTATAGAAGAATATGAAAAAGTGAAAGCCACTAAAATAGAAGAACTTAGAAGAAAGTATGAGCTTGATGTCCCCTACTGGGAGAAGGTTATTAACAAAGCAATTCGTACTCTCGAGTTGGATTTTGGCACAACCAAAATGCCAATCTTCGGAACTAACAACGTTTCCAAAATAATTAGAGTTGCCCTTCCGAGAAGTGTGGTGCTCTTTACAACGGCAACAATAATCACGATTATACTGGGCCTTTTCCTTGGAGTTAGGGCAGCTAGGCACGCTGGGAGTGTTTTCGATAGAGCATTGTCAGTCTTTGCGTTGCTCACGTATAGTCTACCAATGTGGTGGACAGGAATGATGTTTATACTTATCTTTGCATACAAGTTTGGCTTGTTCCCAATGTCCTCAATGTTTGAACCAAATGATACACTTATAGATAGGATACACAAGCTAGCACTTCCAGTACTCACGTATGTCTTTGTAGCTTTCGGTGGATGGGCATGGACTACCAGGAACATCATGATTGGTACCCTCCAGGAGGACTTCATCATGGCTGCTAGGGCTAAGGGTGTGCCAGAGCACAAGATTATCTATGGTCATGCCCTTCGTGCTGCTGCTCCGCCAATAGTGACTATGGTGATCTTCGCCCTCCTTGGTTCACTTGGTGGTGCAATAATCAGTGAGCTTGTCTTCAACTACCCTGGAATGGGCAGACTTTACTGGGTTGCCCTCCAGCAGAATGAGACCAACCTCCTCATAGGACTGACGTACTTCTTCACAGTGCTCTACCTATCGGGAGTCGTCCTCGCTGACATGGTGTATGGATTCCTCGATCCGCGTGTTAAGGTCGGTGCTTCTGCCAAGATGTGA
- a CDS encoding ABC transporter substrate-binding protein, giving the protein MNPVSAYTDEELIKYGLEALGTTYYTTPDKLGDILQWTEDDLTHLTAEFSYEKDGKTYTVESPDQFWDLAKIALGLGIFESPRVFIVENWEFYPANKQRVTKILADPNVGIGTRWNVMTAETPDKKLKIAQFASTGALFMDAINPIGGITSVYSNRVMNLITDYGGSTNFDGVYAPYRCTWTLEKGEFTVPEDAVIYNQTQGWIAAHAGESVPVKITVKCDVGEWHNGVKGDINDIKNYIAFLYTWAYQDTPDDRYYDPGLSGTASRFTQVYGFQWTDDGYVVYGTYKHPLADDMTASFYVYYPSMPWELYWAMGELVARSKDYGIDKTYSFSSSGEGVLWLDLLTKEHVDDLVKVINDIINGNAKGNFPGIDWNAAKDRLNADVQFYNTYGHIFISNGPYVLTKYDPGALYLELRKFTGERTVFGDTLPKEGYAEEIIYQGVQNQETVILQIAKGEYDLGMFAFAAGKYQGLGSDILSNLNLYKSASSYNELTFNTWHDPDKDAPIVTVGDKVYFNPFAVREVRFAMNWLINRDYIVQNIYQGSGAPMLGCIRPSHPAAKYINVVYEALGLTSTGNENYALQLFEEGMKKAQEQVAKYGHTLEKKDDGYWYFDGEPVTVKFIIRIEDERKEIGLYVADLIEQKLGFKVEKLLWDRQKAGGVVFAEPPSNYNWNIYTGGWGAGGLPSQWIDGYSAFFYTNWGGYTPNGQGPENGHKNTATVAEFLTYIGKFYAPAETTTTTTTTTTTTIEETTTTTTTTTTPSGTSTTTYVLVGLVIIIIAGAAWYFTKKK; this is encoded by the coding sequence GTGAATCCAGTGAGTGCCTATACCGACGAGGAACTCATCAAGTACGGCCTTGAGGCTCTCGGAACCACCTACTACACCACTCCCGACAAGCTGGGAGACATACTCCAGTGGACAGAGGACGATCTTACGCACCTTACTGCAGAATTCTCCTATGAGAAAGATGGCAAGACTTACACTGTTGAGTCCCCAGACCAGTTCTGGGATCTCGCTAAGATAGCCCTTGGTCTTGGTATCTTTGAGAGCCCAAGGGTATTCATAGTCGAGAACTGGGAGTTCTATCCGGCCAACAAGCAGAGGGTTACCAAGATACTCGCCGACCCGAACGTTGGTATCGGAACCCGCTGGAACGTCATGACGGCTGAGACTCCGGACAAGAAGCTCAAGATCGCCCAGTTCGCCTCTACGGGTGCCCTCTTCATGGATGCCATTAACCCGATTGGAGGTATAACCAGTGTCTACTCCAACAGGGTTATGAACCTCATAACTGACTATGGTGGTTCGACGAACTTTGATGGTGTTTACGCTCCGTACAGGTGTACGTGGACCCTTGAGAAGGGCGAGTTCACCGTTCCTGAGGATGCCGTTATTTACAACCAGACCCAGGGCTGGATTGCCGCTCACGCTGGTGAGTCTGTTCCTGTTAAGATTACCGTTAAGTGTGACGTTGGGGAGTGGCACAACGGCGTAAAGGGTGACATCAACGACATAAAGAACTATATTGCCTTCCTTTACACGTGGGCCTACCAGGACACTCCGGACGACAGGTACTATGACCCCGGTCTCTCTGGAACTGCCAGCAGGTTCACCCAGGTTTATGGATTCCAGTGGACTGATGATGGTTATGTGGTTTACGGTACTTACAAGCACCCACTTGCTGATGACATGACTGCTAGCTTCTATGTCTATTACCCGAGCATGCCGTGGGAGCTCTACTGGGCAATGGGTGAGCTTGTCGCTAGGAGCAAGGACTATGGCATTGACAAGACCTACTCCTTCAGCAGCAGTGGTGAGGGCGTCCTCTGGCTCGACCTCCTTACCAAGGAGCACGTTGACGACCTTGTTAAGGTTATTAACGACATAATTAACGGCAATGCTAAGGGCAACTTCCCAGGAATTGACTGGAACGCCGCCAAGGACAGGCTTAACGCCGATGTCCAGTTCTACAACACCTACGGCCACATCTTCATAAGCAACGGTCCGTATGTCCTTACCAAATATGACCCAGGAGCACTTTACCTCGAGCTTAGGAAGTTCACCGGTGAGAGGACCGTCTTTGGTGACACCCTCCCGAAGGAGGGCTATGCTGAGGAGATAATCTACCAGGGTGTCCAGAACCAGGAGACTGTTATCCTCCAGATCGCCAAGGGTGAGTACGACCTTGGTATGTTCGCCTTCGCCGCTGGAAAATACCAGGGCCTTGGTTCGGACATTCTCTCCAACCTTAACCTGTACAAGAGTGCTAGCTCGTACAATGAGCTGACTTTCAACACTTGGCATGACCCGGACAAGGATGCTCCGATCGTTACCGTTGGTGACAAGGTTTACTTCAACCCGTTTGCCGTCAGGGAAGTTAGGTTTGCCATGAACTGGCTTATCAATAGGGACTACATCGTCCAGAACATCTACCAGGGTAGCGGTGCTCCAATGCTCGGCTGTATAAGACCCAGCCACCCAGCTGCTAAGTACATCAATGTCGTCTACGAGGCTCTCGGTCTCACTTCAACTGGAAACGAGAACTATGCTCTCCAGCTCTTTGAGGAGGGCATGAAGAAGGCTCAGGAGCAGGTTGCCAAGTACGGTCACACTCTTGAGAAGAAGGATGATGGTTACTGGTACTTCGACGGTGAGCCAGTAACTGTCAAGTTCATTATCCGTATCGAGGACGAGAGGAAGGAGATTGGCCTTTACGTCGCTGACCTTATCGAGCAGAAGCTTGGCTTCAAGGTTGAGAAGCTCCTCTGGGACAGGCAGAAGGCAGGTGGAGTTGTCTTTGCAGAGCCCCCAAGCAACTACAACTGGAACATCTACACTGGCGGATGGGGTGCTGGTGGACTGCCGAGCCAGTGGATTGACGGCTACAGTGCATTCTTCTACACCAACTGGGGAGGATACACTCCGAACGGTCAGGGCCCGGAGAACGGACACAAGAACACTGCTACCGTTGCTGAGTTCCTGACCTACATCGGCAAGTTCTACGCTCCGGCTGAGACTACCACTACGACCACCACTACCACTACGACCACCATCGAAGAGACTACCACCACTACCACTACGACCACCACTCCGAGCGGAACCAGTACCACCACTTACGTCCTCGTCGGCCTCGTGATAATCATCATTGCCGGCGCAGCCTGGTACTTCACCAAGAAGAAGTGA
- a CDS encoding dihydroorotate dehydrogenase electron transfer subunit yields MLERVKLKEVWKVARDVKAFRFERDFDFKAGQFIMAWLPGVGEKPFSLADRDLIVVKRVGPFTSRLFELDEGDYIWLRGPYGNGFEPKGEKIALVGGGIGLPPLYAFAKQNAGKFEKITLIYGAKTKEDLALMDIERYVDEIMVTTDDGSAGRKGFPTDVLAERKEEFDQIYACGPEPMLKAVLRIMDYRNVQVSAERYMKCGIGVCGNCALGPYLVCKDGPVFDGSKLMELL; encoded by the coding sequence ATGCTGGAAAGGGTTAAGCTCAAAGAAGTTTGGAAAGTTGCTAGGGACGTGAAGGCATTTAGATTTGAGAGAGACTTTGATTTCAAAGCGGGCCAGTTCATCATGGCGTGGCTTCCTGGGGTTGGGGAAAAGCCCTTCAGCCTGGCGGATAGGGACCTTATAGTAGTCAAGCGCGTTGGGCCATTTACGAGCAGGCTCTTTGAGCTGGACGAAGGAGATTACATCTGGCTCCGCGGCCCATATGGCAACGGCTTCGAGCCAAAGGGGGAAAAAATAGCCCTCGTCGGCGGCGGCATAGGCCTCCCACCGCTCTACGCATTCGCCAAGCAGAACGCAGGGAAGTTCGAAAAAATCACGCTCATCTACGGTGCCAAAACAAAGGAAGATCTGGCACTCATGGACATCGAGAGATACGTCGATGAAATCATGGTAACCACCGACGACGGCTCGGCTGGAAGAAAAGGCTTTCCGACAGATGTTCTCGCAGAGAGGAAGGAAGAATTCGACCAAATCTACGCCTGCGGCCCGGAGCCTATGCTAAAAGCCGTATTACGGATCATGGACTACAGAAACGTCCAAGTTTCCGCGGAGAGGTACATGAAGTGCGGCATAGGAGTATGCGGCAACTGTGCACTGGGACCATATCTCGTTTGTAAAGATGGTCCTGTCTTCGACGGCTCAAAGCTCATGGAACTTCTTTGA
- a CDS encoding radical SAM protein, whose translation MGVEPQILENEEARLLKRFVDDLVYPSHCQFCQGLDLSNPNPVHHPSYELTPACNHDCIFCYSNVAVKLGKAPKPGYYGWENPKAITVSQYGEPLFSPRIVEVNRMLRERFPEARLDLQTNGSLLTEELWQKLDFDLVMISLDAATREKHLAITNADTFDNVVNALRIVGRDKSVRSIVRTIFMPGINDEDIPKIAELAASLGVDEMMLQPLTVHELNVERLRKAGLDFERAESIREYLKAAMKAKEYIDVRISGCQLAIYRTMDPLTLFSARRIARDVAPLVKRKRLL comes from the coding sequence ATGGGTGTTGAGCCTCAGATTCTGGAGAACGAAGAGGCGAGACTGTTAAAGAGGTTCGTTGACGATCTGGTCTATCCGTCCCACTGTCAGTTCTGTCAGGGACTGGATCTGAGCAATCCCAATCCGGTTCATCATCCAAGCTACGAGCTTACTCCAGCATGCAACCACGACTGCATATTCTGCTATTCAAACGTGGCAGTAAAGCTTGGAAAGGCACCGAAGCCGGGCTATTACGGCTGGGAAAACCCAAAGGCAATAACGGTTTCACAGTACGGGGAGCCACTGTTTTCACCTAGGATAGTGGAAGTCAACAGAATGCTCCGCGAGAGGTTTCCGGAGGCCAGACTTGATCTACAGACCAACGGTTCCCTCTTAACGGAAGAGCTCTGGCAGAAACTGGACTTTGACCTCGTTATGATAAGCCTCGACGCGGCCACCAGGGAGAAGCACCTGGCCATAACCAACGCTGACACCTTCGACAACGTCGTCAACGCGCTCAGAATAGTTGGGAGAGATAAATCCGTCCGCTCCATCGTTAGGACGATATTCATGCCGGGAATAAACGACGAGGACATACCGAAGATAGCCGAATTAGCAGCTTCACTTGGCGTGGACGAGATGATGCTCCAGCCGCTAACGGTGCACGAGCTGAACGTTGAGCGGCTGAGAAAAGCAGGTCTTGACTTTGAGAGGGCAGAAAGTATCCGGGAGTACCTCAAGGCCGCAATGAAGGCGAAGGAATATATAGATGTCCGCATAAGCGGCTGTCAGCTGGCGATATATCGGACAATGGATCCTCTGACGCTTTTCAGCGCGAGAAGGATTGCAAGGGATGTTGCCCCTCTTGTGAAGCGGAAGCGGCTTCTTTAG
- a CDS encoding alanyl-tRNA editing protein gives MTERLFYLYPYLKGSEAVVQAVEQGNGVIRLALDRTIFYPEGGGQPSDRGVIEGNGFRVLVDRVYERDRIWHEGKLEGRLPEAGERVRLVLDWDWRYENMKNHTGQHILSAVLKNLYGLDTTGFQIFDDYNKIEVNGELDWEMITRAEIEANSIVWEAIPVTVEEFKDLPDDIARTLRKHVSKVTDRVRIVMIGDIDRTPCGGTHVRNTSEIGLIKVLRFYRKSKKLWRIEFVAGNRALKYLNKLLADYWESLDEMPNKNRPLVERVKDLKAELDKLEEEKDNLRKELWEWKAKALLDRAEEIGGVRIVSHIESADMKDAQAFVVYLVDKNPGTIALVVGKNYVIFAKNRDVEGISMNELLKEVLAKVGGGGGGGEMLARGGGFKLPPEDVLRTALNILKTYLS, from the coding sequence ATGACAGAGCGCCTTTTTTACTTGTATCCCTACCTGAAAGGATCCGAGGCCGTTGTTCAGGCTGTCGAGCAGGGAAACGGTGTTATTAGGCTCGCCCTTGACAGGACTATCTTCTATCCTGAGGGCGGAGGCCAGCCCTCGGACAGAGGAGTTATAGAGGGGAACGGCTTCAGGGTCTTGGTGGACAGGGTCTACGAGAGGGACAGGATATGGCATGAGGGAAAGCTTGAAGGTCGCCTCCCTGAGGCTGGGGAAAGGGTCAGACTCGTCCTTGACTGGGATTGGCGCTACGAGAACATGAAGAACCACACCGGCCAGCACATTCTCTCGGCTGTTCTGAAGAATCTATACGGCCTTGACACTACTGGCTTTCAAATCTTTGATGACTACAACAAGATAGAGGTCAACGGCGAGCTTGACTGGGAGATGATAACAAGGGCCGAGATAGAGGCAAACAGTATCGTCTGGGAGGCTATTCCCGTAACGGTTGAGGAGTTCAAGGACCTTCCTGACGATATAGCCCGGACTCTCCGTAAGCACGTGAGCAAGGTTACCGACAGGGTAAGGATAGTGATGATTGGCGACATTGATAGAACCCCCTGTGGCGGAACTCACGTGAGGAACACCTCCGAGATAGGTCTCATTAAGGTGCTCCGTTTCTACAGAAAGAGCAAGAAACTCTGGCGCATAGAGTTTGTGGCTGGAAACCGGGCCCTCAAATACCTTAACAAGCTCCTAGCTGACTACTGGGAGAGTCTCGATGAGATGCCCAACAAGAACCGCCCCCTCGTTGAGCGTGTGAAGGATCTCAAAGCGGAGCTTGATAAACTCGAGGAGGAAAAGGATAATCTAAGGAAAGAACTGTGGGAGTGGAAGGCAAAGGCTTTGCTCGATAGGGCCGAGGAGATTGGTGGAGTGAGGATTGTCTCCCACATTGAGAGTGCCGACATGAAGGACGCTCAGGCCTTCGTGGTTTACCTCGTCGATAAGAACCCTGGAACAATCGCTCTCGTTGTAGGAAAGAACTACGTAATCTTCGCCAAGAACAGGGACGTGGAAGGGATATCGATGAACGAGCTCCTTAAGGAAGTCCTTGCCAAGGTTGGTGGTGGCGGAGGTGGGGGCGAGATGCTGGCAAGGGGAGGTGGATTTAAACTCCCACCAGAGGACGTTCTGAGAACAGCTCTGAACATTCTGAAAACTTACCTTTCGTGA
- a CDS encoding ABC transporter permease has translation MRWVDIKEGFKEFLDEFKREKTGIAGVVLLVILVLVALTAPQTTIPDLPTKWRNSQYWEENPKNVPPTWYNMFTSQKLMPHLVYTLNDPDVNVVTQDKDTIITVNYNVPENYYYGPQGIIINGFNVTLNSPIGVPTISVYLIRPDGDKVLLVKDKELSSDVTIAVGRDSEISKMIYMWLVYKTTGQNITPLDVPLQTILINDMIAPLFADLTGATGPDEVIENPKPLWGTYKLEIVIHQPRPVNEVNYDNIKITFLGRTYGTMGTDYLGRDLWAGLIWGSRVSITIGILVSILQTIIGLIYGVTSAYLGGNADEFMMRINEIFASIPSLPILILIGATAGHITLWFIVALLVIFGWMGIARISRSMALQIKEQTYIEAAKALGAGNGRIIFKHILPQLLPYAFAVIALSVPGAVIAEASLSFLGIGDPTAVTWGQILNAAQNQAATTKGYWWWVIPPGLGIAVVGLTFVLIGTALDKILNPRLRRL, from the coding sequence ATGAGATGGGTTGACATCAAAGAGGGATTTAAGGAATTCCTTGATGAATTCAAGAGGGAGAAGACCGGCATAGCCGGTGTGGTCCTCCTCGTCATACTAGTGCTTGTTGCACTTACGGCTCCTCAAACTACTATCCCTGATCTCCCAACAAAGTGGAGAAACTCCCAGTACTGGGAAGAGAACCCGAAAAATGTTCCGCCTACTTGGTATAATATGTTTACATCTCAGAAGCTGATGCCTCATTTGGTGTATACTTTGAACGATCCTGACGTTAATGTGGTTACTCAAGACAAAGATACCATAATAACAGTAAATTACAATGTTCCAGAGAATTACTATTATGGGCCCCAAGGTATCATCATAAACGGTTTCAATGTCACATTGAATAGCCCAATCGGTGTTCCCACAATATCAGTTTACCTTATTCGTCCAGATGGCGATAAAGTATTGCTTGTAAAAGACAAAGAACTGAGTAGTGACGTTACAATAGCTGTTGGAAGGGATAGCGAAATATCAAAAATGATCTATATGTGGCTCGTCTATAAAACCACTGGCCAAAATATCACTCCTCTTGATGTCCCGCTCCAGACAATACTCATCAACGATATGATTGCTCCACTCTTTGCAGATCTCACTGGAGCCACTGGCCCAGATGAGGTCATAGAAAATCCAAAGCCCCTTTGGGGAACATATAAACTTGAGATTGTTATACATCAGCCTAGGCCGGTTAATGAAGTTAACTATGATAACATCAAAATAACATTCCTCGGAAGAACCTATGGAACTATGGGAACAGATTACCTTGGCAGGGATCTTTGGGCTGGCCTGATCTGGGGTAGCAGAGTCTCAATAACCATTGGTATACTAGTTTCCATCCTTCAGACTATTATAGGCCTTATCTATGGAGTTACCAGTGCCTACCTCGGTGGAAACGCCGACGAGTTCATGATGCGTATCAACGAGATATTCGCCTCCATTCCGAGTCTGCCTATACTTATCCTCATAGGTGCCACTGCCGGACACATTACCCTCTGGTTCATAGTGGCGCTGTTGGTAATCTTCGGATGGATGGGAATCGCAAGGATTTCGAGGAGTATGGCACTCCAGATCAAGGAGCAGACTTACATTGAGGCAGCTAAGGCCCTTGGTGCTGGCAATGGTAGGATAATCTTCAAGCACATCCTCCCACAGCTGCTCCCGTATGCGTTCGCCGTTATAGCCCTTAGCGTTCCAGGTGCGGTTATCGCTGAGGCCTCACTGAGCTTCCTTGGTATCGGTGATCCGACGGCCGTTACTTGGGGTCAGATACTTAACGCGGCGCAGAATCAGGCGGCAACGACTAAGGGTTACTGGTGGTGGGTCATTCCGCCGGGACTTGGAATCGCTGTGGTTGGCCTTACCTTCGTGCTTATAGGTACGGCCCTCGACAAGATACTCAACCCGAGGCTCAGGAGGCTGTGA